The sequence below is a genomic window from Acidobacteriota bacterium.
ACCAAGAGGGGCTGCCGACCCAATCGTTCGTTGCCGAGGTGGCAGCGGGAGAGCAGGTGCCGCGGCTGGTGCAGTTGCTCAGCGTCGAGCTGCGGCGCCGGCTGGGGGTCGAAGGGAGGGATGAAGGTGCTGCACAACCCGTGACCGCTGCCGCTGCCAGCGCCTACGACGAGGGGTTGGGAGCCCTCCAGCGGGGAGATCCGGTGACCGCCGCCGCCGCTTTGGAGCGGGCCGTGGAGGAGGATCCGGAGTTTGCCCTGGCCTGGATGCGCCTGGCGGATGTCTACGGGACCTTGGGCTATGCCCAGCGCGGCCAGCATGCAGCGACGGCGGCGGTGCAGGCCGCGGTGAGGAGCGACGGGCGGCTGGCCCTGCGGGCGCGGGCACAGCGGGCTTCGCTGGAAGGCGATCCGGAGGCGGCCCAGGGTTTTCTCCAGGAGCTGAACCGACGCTATCCCTTCGACACCGAGAGTCGTTTGCAGCTGGCGGAAATCTACGGGGCCGCCGGGAGCTATGACGAAGCCTCCGAGGTGTTGCAGGAGATCACCCGGCGGGATCCCCAGAATCCTGAGGCTTGGTTTCTCCTCGGCAAATTCTCCATCCTCGGCGGCGATAGCCGGCGGGCGGTGGATGACTTCCTGACCCGGGCGTTGGTGATCCACAATCGATTGGACAACCTTCAGGGCCAGGGGGATGTGCTCAACGCCTTCGGGGTGGCGTATCAAAAGCTCGGAGCCTTCGGCGACGCTGAGGAACGGTATCGGCAAGCGGCCCAGATCCGCCAGCGGAGCGGCGATGTCCGCGGCCATTCGGCGTCGTTGTTCAACCTCGCCATGATCCACTCTCACCAGGGAGAGCTGGAGGCAGCAGAGCAGGATCTGCAGACAGTGCTGCGTCTGCGGGAGGAGATCGGGGACCGACGGGGTATCGCCAGCGCCTACAATCATCTGGGGCATCTCTTGGAGCGCCGGGGCCTCTATCGGGAGGCTCGAGACTACTTTCTCCAGGGGCTCGAGGGGCGGTGGGAGCTGGGCGATCAGCGAGCCATCGCGGAGAGTCTCAACAACGTGGCGTTCGTGGAATTCATGCTCGGGGAGTACGACAGCGCTGCGGGCCGTTGGAGCAGCGCCTTGGAAAGCTACCGCGAGAGCGGCAATGCCGAGGGAGAGGTGTTGGTGGGGCAGAGCCGGGCTCACCTGCAATTGGCCCAGGGGCATTGGGAACCGGCGCTCAAATCCCTCCTGCAAGGTTTGGAGTTCGCCCGCGAGAATGGTCTTCGGGACATGGAAGCGGCAGCACAAGGCCTGCTGGGCCGGGCGGCCCACTACCAAGGACGCTATGGCGCAGCCCTCGACTACTACCGGGAGGCTCTGGACACACTGGCCCAGCTGGAAGCGCCGGCAGGCTTGGTGGAGGTCAACCTCGACCGGTCGGAGCTTCTCCTCGCTCTGGGCCTCGCGGACAGGGCCGAAGAGGGTCTGGAACGAGCCCGTACCTGGTTGGAGCTGCAGAACAACCGAGAGCAGCGGGCTCGCCTTCTCTGCTTGGAAGGTCGCTTGCAGCTGCAGCGGGGAAATGCCTCCCAGGCAGCGCAGCGTTTCTCCCTGGCGCTGGAATCGGCGATGGCCAGCGGTGGTTTGGCGGCGGAGCTTTGGTCGCGCCTGGGATTGGGAGAGGCGACGGCGGGGAAAGATCTCCGGGCCGCGCTGAAGCAGGTGGAAGCGGTCACCGAGGAAAGCGGTCGCCTGGAGCATGCGCGGCTCCAGATGGTCGGTGGGCTGGCCCTGGCGGAGCTGCGGCGCAGCTCTGGAGATTTGGGCGGCGCCGAGGTGGTGGCCAGCACCGCTGCCGATCGGGCGCGGCAGTCGGCACCCTTGGCCGGCACCTATCGGCTTCACAGTCTGCTGGCGGAGGTCCTGGAGGCAAGGGGGCGGACCCGTGCGGCGGGAGAGGCGCTGAGCTTGGCCCAGGCGGAGATCATGCGGGTGCGGGAGAGTCTCGAGGGACGGGAAAGAGCGGCCTTCGACGGTCTCCCGGAGGTGCGGAGCATTGACCGAGAGCTCATGGTCGAAGAAGCCCAGCCAATGGAAGACAACAAGTCGGTCGGTTTTGCCGGCTGAGGCTCCAGCGGGTACGGACCTGAAGGAGCTGGCGGACCGGATTCACCGGCTGAATCAGGACAACGTCGAGCTCTTCCGCCAGCTGGTGGAGGGAGAGCAGCGCTTCCGGGGCCTCGCCAAGGCCGTGTGGCGGGTGCAGGAGGAGGAGCGCCGGCGCTTGGCCCGGGAACTCCACGACAGCCTCGGCCAGACGCTGACGGCGCTGAAGATCCAGCTGCAGCGCCTCTCCGCCCGGGCGGAAGACTCGGATCCGCAGCTGGCCCGGGAGCTCGCCGGCACCGGCGACGTGGTGCACGAAGCTCTCGCCGAGGCCCGCCGGCTGTCCCATCTGCTGCGTCCCCGAGTGCTCGACGATCTCGGCCTGGTGCCGGCGTTGCGCTGGCTCGGCCGCACTCTGGGAGAGGGCACCGGCTTCCGGGTACAGCTGGCCCTCGATGATCTGGATGATGGGCGCCTGCCGCCGGAGCTGGAGACGCTGGTCTTCCGAGTGTCTCAGGAGGCGGTGACCAACGCTCTCAAGCACTCCGGCGCCGACGCCTGCGAGCTGCGCCTGGAACGTCGCGGCGGTGGGCTGCGGCTGACGGTGACGGACGACGGCCGGGGTTTCGACCCGGCGGCGGTGGCGCGGGGGGATGGCGGCCACGGCCTGGCGGGGATCCGGGACCGGGTGGAGATCTTTGGTGGCAAGCTGCAGATCCGCTCGCAGCCCGGCGAGGGGGCGACCATGGAGATCTGGCTTCCGCTGGGATCCGGGGCTGCTTCATCCGTGGATAAGCCCCCGAAGGAGAGTCAGTGAAGATTCGGGTTCTGGTGGCCGACGACCACACCATCGTGCGCCAGGGATTGGTCAGCCTGCTCGACGAGGGCGGTGATTGCGAGGTGGTGGCTCAGGCCGGAGATGGAGTGGAAGCGGTGGAGCTGGCTCTTCGCCAGCGTCCGGACGTGGCGGTGCTGGATCTCAGCATGCCGCGGTTGGGAGGCCTGGAGGCAGCGCGGCGGATCCACGAAGAGCTACCCTCGACGCGCATCCTGGTGCTCACGGTGCACGAAGAAGAGGAATATGTGCTGCCGGTGGTGCGCGCCGGGGCCTCGGGGTATTTGGTCAAGGACAGTGCGGCCTCGGAGCTGCTGGCGGCGGTGCGGGCTCTGGCTGCCGGCGAGGGCTACTTTGGTCCTCAGGCGGCGCGGGTTCTGGCGGAGCAGTACCGCCATCCGGAGCGCACCCCGGAGGATCCCTACGGCTCCCTCACCCCTCGCGAGCGGGAGGTCTTCCATCTGGTGGTGGAGGGCAAAACCACCAAGGAGGTGGGCAAGGCCCTGGGCATCAGCACCAAGACCGCCGAGAACCACCGCACTCGTCTGATGGACAAGCTGGGCGTGCACAACACCGTGGAGCTGGTGCGCTACGCTGCTCGCAAGGGGCTGTTGGGGTAAGGCCACCGGGCTGTGTTCCAGGTCGAATCGAAAACGCAGGACCGGCGGGCGGCACCGAAGCACCGCCCGCCGGTGGTTTGAGGCTTCCTGGGAGTCGGAAGCCTGCAATCAGGATAGCGCCGGAGGCCTCAATCGGGCGTCGACGGATCGGTGCCGAAGACCTGTAGCTCGGCGGCGCGCACCACGTCGGCGTTGGACGACGCGGTGGAGCAATCCGTGGCGTTGAGCGGGTCCGCGTCCTGCTCTCCCTGGTAGGCCGGCGTGCCGGTGCATTGGCTGTGGAGCACCCGCAGCTGCACGTGGGTAGCGTCGGTATCTGGCACATCGAATTCGCGCAGGATCATGTCCGGCGCCAGCGGTCGCGGCACCCCCGCCGGGAAGGCGTCCGCGGGGCTGGTGAAAATCGTGCTGAAACCCGTCGGCAGCAGGCCGGAACACGTGGGGTTGAGCAGGCTGGCGCCGGTCACGCAGGTGCGGATCTCGAATTGGCGCAGGGCGGTGAAGCGATTTTGCGCCGCCGAGTCCGCATTCTCTGCATCTTCCGGTCGCAGCAGGGCACTGACGTTGACCCGGGTGATGCGCTGGACGCCGCCGCTGAGATCGACGGTGACCTGGTCTCCCGCCGCGGGGGCGATGAGGTCGGCCCAGTTGGTGGCCTCGGTGTCGTCGATGAGAGCGTCGAGATTCACCCCGCTGCCGGCGGCGGTGGCTCCGTTGTGGGTCGAGGCCAGGTTCTTGGGCATCCCCACGGTGAGGGTCGAGCTGCTGGCGCTCAGAGCCTGGTAGGGGAAGCGCACGTGGCCGTAGCCGTCGGCGCGCACCAGGAAGTCTTGGGTGAGGCCGGGTAGCAGGCTGACGGTGGCGCCCAGCACCGTGCCGGCGACGGTGTCGGCGACGGGGACGGAGCGGGCCTCGTAGTGGCCGATGAAGACCTCCGCTTCCACCGGCGCGCCGGTGTCCGTGTCGACGATGTTGAAGAGTAGATTCGCCTCCGCTTCCAGCGGCGACTCAAAGCTCGGCGCCGGATCGCTGTCGTCGGCGCCCTGGCTGGAGGCGTTCTCCCCCATGCCGCGGTGGGCGAAGGTGCGCCACAGCTCCAGCTGGTTGGCGCCGCCGAAGCGCATCATGTCCGCCGCCAGATAGGCGTCCCGGGCGTCGAGCATGCTGACGCTGGCGGGCATCAGGAGCCAGGCGTCGAAAACGATCTGCGCCCAGCGGCGATTGCCCGGGCAGAGGTCCGCGGGCAGCTCACCGTCGGCGCAGCGGGCCTGCAGCACGGCATCGGCGGCCGGGAATTGAGCGTCGTATTTGTCCACCAGCGCCGCCCGCAGGTCGAAGTTGGTAGTGCTCCAAATCTCGCCGTCGGCGTGCACCTGGGCGCCGCTGGTGTCGTAGCCGACGTTGCTGTAGTTCAATGGGTTGCGCTGGGTCAGGGGGGCGGTGTGGGCGCCCACCGCCGGCGGGGTGAGGTTGCGCGACATGTTGTAGTTGCGAATCCCCTTCTCGCCGCTGCCGGTGGCGTAGGTGCCCACGGCGTAGGGGCTCTCGCCGGCGGTGGGCACCAGGCCGTACTCGTTGAGGTACTCCATGGCCACCAGATCCGACCAGCTCTCACCCATGGCGCCGGCCTGGGCGCCGGTGAGGTTGTCGTCCGGGCCGCCCGCCATGCGGTTGGAGATCGCGTGGGTGTATTCGTGGCCGATCACTCCCATGTCGAAGTCGCCGTCGACGCAAGGGGCATAGAAGGCGCCGGCGATGGGCTGCCAGAGGTACATATTGGTGATGCCCGGGATGCCGTCATTGAGGGTGACCTGGTTGGCGTTGTCGCGCCCCAGGAAGGTGGGGAATCCGCCGGTGACCGCTCCCGCCTGGACATTGCCGATCTCCGGATCGGTCTCCTGGTTGGGAGGCGTCAGACCGAAGTTGCTGACCTGCAGGTTGTAGTTGGCCTCGGTGAAGCCGAGGAAATACGACCAATCGTGCATCCGGTTGTGCATGGCGAAGAGGTTGACCGTGGCGGCGTCCAGATCGTTGGCGTTGGTGACGCCGGGAGGGGTGAAGGACAGCGGCGAGCAGCCGCTCTCCTGCCAGGTGTTGAGCCATGGGAAGTCATAGTTGCGGTCGAGACTCACCGGGCGATACCCCTCCGCCGGCGTCAGCGGGCTGAGCCACGCGGACGCCGACGAAGCGGCATTGCCCAATGTGGTGAAGGTAGGAGCTCCGGCAAGGGGTAAGTGGTCCCAAGGAGCGCGGGCCGCCGAGTTTTCCAGCTCCAGGTCGCAGCCGGAGATGGGCTGGCCGTTGGAATCCGTCAGAGTCCAGCAGGCCAGCGAGCGGGTGTCGTTGGTGGAGAGATCGAGAGGGGGGTTGGCCGGGAAGAGGTTCCAGCGCGGCACCGGGAGAAGCTGGGCGGCCTGCACCGCGGTGGGAGCCTGCAGGCGCTGAACCCGATTGTGGCGGGCCAGCAGCTCACCGGTTTGGGCGTCGACGAAGATCGTATAGGCCTGGGCGTGACCGCCCAGAACGTCGAGTACCAAGGTTTCGAACGCCGGTAAGACGCCGCCGATGGGAGTCGGGAATGCCCGCAGACGGGAGCGCTGGGGCTGCAGCAGGCCGAGGACGTCGAAGACCGTCCAATCCCCTTCCTGGCGGAGGCCGGAAAGATCGAGGGCGGAGAGCGGCAAGCCGATGCTGGATGCGGCCAGCAGCCAGGCCTCGGTGGCGGAAAGCACCGGAGCCCCTGGCGGGGCCTGGTCGCCGACGGCGGAGGAGGAGGCGTAGACGATGTCTCCATCGGTGACGCCGACGGTGATCAAGCCGCCGCTGGCGGCAATGAGGCCGCCAAAGCTCTGACGGAAGAGCACCGCGGCGGTCTCCGGGCCGCCCATGGGCGAGACGTTGACCAGCTCCAGCGCGTCGACTCCTTGGGCGCTGAGGTGGAATAGCGACGAGTTGTCTCGCAACCAGGCGCGGGCGGCGGTGGCGGGGTCGGAGCCGTAGCCGCTGGCGAGGAAAGAGCCATAGTTGATCAGGGATTGGGGCGTGCCGAAGCGATTCCAGGTCGCGGCGGCACCCAGCTGGTCCACCAGAGCGAGCTGTTGAGGGGTGGGAGCCAGCACGTCGGTGCGGGAGTCGAAGTCCGCCAGCGGCCGATGAATGTCCAGGATGTCGGCGATGCCCCAGGCGGGAGCCGCTGTGAGAAAACAGGCCAGCGCCAGCGCGCCGAGCCAAGGAAGGTGCAGGCGGTGAGGGCGGAGGCGGCGCAGAAGATGGGTTGGAGACGGCCCGCCGGGACGAGAACCAGAAGAATAAGACATGCGGAGTTCCTCAGAGTCGTTTTCGAATTTCCCCGCCGGCGAAGCTGGTTCGGTGGGGTATTCAAGACCCTAAGGTCGTCGGGCGGTGGGCGGGAGAGGGAGAAGTCCTCAGCCGGCCTGGGGGATTTCCCTCAGGCGCGGCGAGGTCGGCAGGCTGGGTGTTGGAAGAGGATTGCTACGACAGGGTGAGAATCTCCGCCTCGTGGCTGGCGGAATCGTAGACGGCGCAGGTGGCCGAGATCTCCTCAGAGTCCGAAGTACTCGGGCTCGTTGCCTTCCCGCCATTTGATATTGCAGCCCATGCTGGGCTTCTGGGGCTCCGGCACGGGATTGCCGGCGAGCACTGCGTCGACGGCCCTGCGCAGGTCGGCGCCGGTGACCGGCAGCTCGTTGCCCGGGCGGCTGTCGTCGAATTGGCCGCGGTAGACCAGCTTGCGGTCGCCGTCGAAGAGGAAGAAGTCCGGCGTGCAGGCGGCGCGGTAGGTCTTGGCGACGTCCTGGCTGGCGTCGAAGAGGTAGGGAAAGATGTAGCCCACCTTGCGCACTTCTTCTTTCATCTTCTCCGGGCTGTCGTCGGGATATTTGGCCGGATCGTTGGAGTTGATGCCCACCACCGCCAGGCCTTGGTCGCGGTAGTCCAGAGCAAACTTCGCCAGCCCGTCGCGGATCTTGACCACGAAGGGGCAGTGGTTGCACATGAAGACCACCAAAAGCGCCGGTGCCCCGGCGAAGGTGCTGAGGGAAACATCGTGTCCCTCGGTGTCGGTGAGATGGAAGTCTGGGGCATCTGTGCCCAGGGGCAGCATAGTCGAAGCAGTGGCCACCATATCTAGAAAGGCTCCTTTCAGTGGTTGGGGTAGCCGAGATCTCGAGCGAATTCGGCCTCGGCTGGTCTCAACCCTATCAGCCGATGCTGAAGAATCCAGTGGCTGTGGGGAAGTGGGTGGTACCCACTTGTTGGTCCTTTTGTTTTCAACGAGTTAGGCAGGTGGTGCCCAAGTGTTGATCGCTGGTTGGTCGCTTCACGCAGAACCAGGAGAACGTCCGCGCGGGGTGCTCGGGAGTCAGGCCCTGCGGTGGCCCGGGGGGCCATCCTCGGGTCCCGCTCCCTCGCCATACCGCCGGTGATGCGGGGTCGTGGGGGACCAGTTCGAAGGGAGTGGAATTGAGGATTGAGGTAGGTGGTACCCACTTGTTGGTCCCTCTGGTAGGTCCCCCCTGGGAGCGCCGGCTTCCAGCCGGCCGGCAGGTAGGTGGTACCCACTTGTTGATCCCTTTGGTCTCAACGAGTTCAGCAGGTGGTACCCAAGTGTTGGTCTCCAGCAGTCGCCTCCAGAAGCGGCACCACTCCCGGTGGAGTCCTCCCCTTGATCTCAGCTCTCACAACCGGTCTGAGTGGGCTGCGGGATTCGAGGATGGGCGTCTTCGCCCACCGCAGAACCCGACTGCCCACGCCCCTGGGGGACCGGTCCCTGCTGAGCCGAGAGGTCTGCCAGCTATGCCGAAGCGCGGCAATGGGGGCTTTGTTCGGGACCGCTGGCTCGTTGGTCTGAGGGGTGAGATTCCTTTTCTCATCAAGGTTTAGGTGCTTTCAACGGGGTTCTCAAGGAGCGGTTGACATTTCCTCGAAGGAGCTTGACGCAACGCGACTTGACACTCCATGAACGCGTGTCCACAATACCGAACGAGCGCTCGGTTTGTTTTCTTCAAAGGAGTTGGAATGGTTGCCCGCCGCAAACAGGATCGGTCTCGGGTGTCGCTGGAGCAGGCCTTGGAGGCCGCGCTGGAGCTCTTCTCCAGCCAGGGCTTCGGGGCCACCTCCATGCGTCAGATCGCCGAGCGGTCGGGGTTGTCCATGGGCAACCTCTACCACCACTTCGCCAACAAAGAGGCCATCTTCAAACAGCTCTTGGACCGCTACTGGGAGCGCTTGCAGGATCCCGAGCATCCGCTGCAGCAACTCTTCGCCCGGGCGGACTTCCCCGACGACTTGGAGGATATGGCGGCAGCCATCGAGCAGGTGGTGCGGGAGAACCGGCCGTACATCCTGCTCATCTACGTCGACGTGGTGGAGTTCCGCGGCGCGCACATCGGCTCCTTCTACGAAGGCATGGCGGAGCGCTTTCGGGAGGTTTACGGCACCAAGCTGGAGGCGCGCAAGGCGGCGGGGGAGCTGGGGGAGATCGATCCTCTGGTGGGGGTGATCCTGGCGGTGCGCTGGTTCTTCTACTTCTTCACCATCGAACAGTGCTTCGGCGCGCCCATGCACTTTGGCATGAATCCGCAACAGGCGACGGAGGAATTCATCCGCCTGCTGCGCTACGGACTGCTGCCGCGGGGGCCGTCGGGGAACCGCCCTCCGGAGAGCTCCTGAACCGACCCCCCTGGATGAGAAACGCTTTTAGGAAACGTTGACGGCAAACCCAATTTGGACCCGCCAGTGCGAGAGGCGAGTCCGAGAAGACACTTGGTCCGGACCTTCGATCCGGAAACACAGCCTGGAGGAATCCACCATGCTTCGAAATCGACTCAGCATCTGTCTCATGATCCTGTTCGGGCTCCTGCTCAGCCCGGCGCTGGTGGCCATGGCGCAACAAGACGCCGCCGAGGAGCAGGCCGCCGAAGAACCCAGCAACGAAGAAGAGGCGGCGGAAGAGGAAGAGGCGGGAGCGGTCACCGGCCAGCCCATCTCCGAGGAGATCACCGTCACCGCCCGTAAGCGCGAGGAGAACATCCAGGACGTGCCGGTGGCGGTGACCGTGCTGCCCGCCGAGACTCTCGAGGATAGCGGGGTGGAGGATATTTCGGAGATCCAATCCCAGGTACCCAACCTCTCCATCTACTCCGGGCGCAACCAGAGCACCACCCTCACCGCCTTCCTCCGCGGCATCGGTCAGGCCGATCCCCTGTGGGGCGTCGATCCCGGTGTCGGCCTGTACCTCGATGACGTCTACATCGCCCGTCCCCAGGGCGCGCTGCTGGACGTCTTCGACATCGGTCAGATCGAAGTGCTGCGTGGCCCCCAGGGCACCCTTTACGGCAAGAACACCATCGGCGGCGCGATCAAATACACCAGCCGGGCCCTCACCGACGACTTCCGCGGCAAGGTGGCGGTAACCGGCGGTAGCTACAACACCCAGGACATCAAGGCCAGCGTCTCCGGCGCCCTGGTCCCCGGCAAGCTGCGGGCGGGCATCGCCTTCGCTTCCCTGACCCACGACGGCTACGGCACCAACCTCTTCACCGGCCGCGACGTCTCCGACAAGGACACCTTCGCCGCCCGCCTGTCCCTGGACTGGCTGGTCAGCGACGATGTGACGGTCAAATTCCGCGCCGACCGCACCGAGGACGACGCTGAGCCCAAGGGCCTGACCCGGCTGGAGGCGAATCCCTTCTGCCCCCTCTTCCTGGGCGCCACCTGCCCGCCGCTGGACGACATCTTCGACACCCAGAGCGGCCTGGAGCCCCTCAACAGCACCGAGACCGAGGGCTACTCCCTGACCGTCGACTGGGCGATCAACGAGGATTGGCGCTTCAAGTCCATCACCGCCTATCGTGAGTCGGACACCGAGAACAACATCGACTTCGACACCACCCCGGCGCCCATCACCGACGTCGAGGCCACCTACTACGATGAGCAGACCTCGCAGGAATTCCAATTCATCTACGACAGTGGCGGCCGCTTCGACGGTGTCTTCGGCCTCTACTACTTCGACGGCAGCGCCGGCGGTCTGGTGCGCAACAACTTCCTCAACAGCCTCTTTGGCACCACCGACGGTTTCACCGACACCGAGTCCTTCGCCCTCTTCGGCGACGGTACCTACGCCCTGTCGGATCGCCTCAACCTCAACTTCGGCGTGCGGCTGACGGAGGAGGAGAAGCGGGGCGTGGCCTTCAACGCCGGCTACACCGACGCCACCTTCACCGTCATCAACGCCGTCACCGCCGACTACGACCAGTCCGAGACCTTTACCTCGGTGGCGCCGAAACTGGGGCTGGACTACTCCTTCACCGACGACGTGCTGGGCTATGTCACCCTGTCCCGCGGCTTCAAGAGCGGCGGCTTCAACGTTCGCGCCCAGGCCACCGCCTTCCCCGAGTCCGCCGAGCCCTTCGACGACGAGGTGCTCACCGTCGGCGAGGTGGGCCTCAAGTCGGTGCTGGCGGACCGCAGCCTGGTGCTCAACATCGCGGCCTTCTACGGTGATTACGAGGACATCCAGGTGAGTACCTTCACCTCCTACGACTCCGACGGCGACGGCACCGACGACGCCTTCTTCGGCAACTTCCTCAACGCCGGCAGCGCCACCATCTCGGGTGTGGAGGTGGAGTTCAACTGGATTTCGCCCACCGTCTCGTGGTTCGGTCTGTCCGGCAACGTCAGCTATCTCGATGCCTCGCCGGATGAGTTCCTGGACGAGAACGGGGACTTCTTCGTCGACACCCAGGTGATCAGCAACGCTCCGGAGTTCACCGGCGCGCTGAACCTCAACTTCGACTTCCCGGCCTTCGGCGGCCTGATCACCAGCAGCATCGGCTACGCCTACCGGGACGAAGCCATCCTCACCAACGAGGGCGGCCCGGACCCGACCAACCCGGCGGTGCCCCTGCTGCCCATCTCCCAGGATTCCTACGGCATCGTCAACGCCTGGATCTCCTGGCTCTCGGGCAGTGGCACCTGGCAGTTCACCATCAACGGCAAGAACCTCGGCGACGAGGAATACCTGACCAACGGCTACAACATTCCGGTGCTGGGCATCCTGCAGGGTTCCTACGGCGCGCCGGAGACCGTCACCGCCACCCTCGGGTATCGGTTCTAAGGCGCAGGGGAGAGCGAGCATGATCTCTACGGGATTGCAGGGAAAGGTCGTCCTGGTCACCGGGGCGGCCGCCGGTATCGGCCGGGCCACGGCGCTGCGCTTTGCGGCGGAAGGAGCCAAGGTGGCGGCCTGGGACGTCAACCGGGAGGCCGGAGACGATCTGCTGGCGGCCATCCAGGAAGCCGGCGGGGAAGGCCGCTACGCAGTGGTGGACGTCACCGACGGCGACGCCGTGGAAGCGGCGGTGGCGGCGGTGGTGGACGAGTGGGGCGGCATCGACGTGCTGGTCAACAACGCCGGCATCGTGCGCGACGCCCAGCTGGTCAAATGGAAGGACGGCGAGGTGGTCTCCACCATGAGCGATGCCGCCTTCGATGCGGTCATCGGCGTCAACCTGCGCGGGGTCTTCCTGTGCGGCCGGGCGGTGGTGCCCCACATGATCCGCGGCGGTGGGGGAGTGATCCTCAACGCGTCGTCGGTGGTGGGGCTCTACGGC
It includes:
- a CDS encoding protein kinase; the protein is MSQDPKDPHPPPPASDATLTSADPTLLAPHSLFAGRYRIVGLLGVGGMGMVYRALDERLDIPVALKLLRPDRAGNEKLRARFRQELILARQVSHRNVVRIHDLGEVGEIYFLTMDFVEGQSLKEILESSGRLDPAEAVDIGRQLARGLNAAHREGVVHRDLKPGNILVSPAGRAYITDFGIASSASAAGLTVTGSIIGTPDYLSPEQARGEKADHRADLYALGLILYEMLTGDLPFAGGSLTEVLAQRISGRPENLLDARRDIPPELAAVVQRCLENDPDRRYQSAEEIGRDLSTGQAPEPLPAPSAGSSKAGSSNADSSREEARPAVVRSLPRAAEPSRVGAARSSRLWALLVVLALALVGSWATWQWANPSGAPVPVHSVAVLPLADETGRQDLAWVSNGLPELVAGELSESADLRVVDGMRVFRILEDLKISPGLIPKSEQQLLGEVLDINRLVLGQVRSVGQGLRVDARLVSLDQEGLPTQSFVAEVAAGEQVPRLVQLLSVELRRRLGVEGRDEGAAQPVTAAAASAYDEGLGALQRGDPVTAAAALERAVEEDPEFALAWMRLADVYGTLGYAQRGQHAATAAVQAAVRSDGRLALRARAQRASLEGDPEAAQGFLQELNRRYPFDTESRLQLAEIYGAAGSYDEASEVLQEITRRDPQNPEAWFLLGKFSILGGDSRRAVDDFLTRALVIHNRLDNLQGQGDVLNAFGVAYQKLGAFGDAEERYRQAAQIRQRSGDVRGHSASLFNLAMIHSHQGELEAAEQDLQTVLRLREEIGDRRGIASAYNHLGHLLERRGLYREARDYFLQGLEGRWELGDQRAIAESLNNVAFVEFMLGEYDSAAGRWSSALESYRESGNAEGEVLVGQSRAHLQLAQGHWEPALKSLLQGLEFARENGLRDMEAAAQGLLGRAAHYQGRYGAALDYYREALDTLAQLEAPAGLVEVNLDRSELLLALGLADRAEEGLERARTWLELQNNREQRARLLCLEGRLQLQRGNASQAAQRFSLALESAMASGGLAAELWSRLGLGEATAGKDLRAALKQVEAVTEESGRLEHARLQMVGGLALAELRRSSGDLGGAEVVASTAADRARQSAPLAGTYRLHSLLAEVLEARGRTRAAGEALSLAQAEIMRVRESLEGRERAAFDGLPEVRSIDRELMVEEAQPMEDNKSVGFAG
- a CDS encoding sensor histidine kinase, with the translated sequence MPAEAPAGTDLKELADRIHRLNQDNVELFRQLVEGEQRFRGLAKAVWRVQEEERRRLARELHDSLGQTLTALKIQLQRLSARAEDSDPQLARELAGTGDVVHEALAEARRLSHLLRPRVLDDLGLVPALRWLGRTLGEGTGFRVQLALDDLDDGRLPPELETLVFRVSQEAVTNALKHSGADACELRLERRGGGLRLTVTDDGRGFDPAAVARGDGGHGLAGIRDRVEIFGGKLQIRSQPGEGATMEIWLPLGSGAASSVDKPPKESQ
- a CDS encoding response regulator transcription factor; amino-acid sequence: MKIRVLVADDHTIVRQGLVSLLDEGGDCEVVAQAGDGVEAVELALRQRPDVAVLDLSMPRLGGLEAARRIHEELPSTRILVLTVHEEEEYVLPVVRAGASGYLVKDSAASELLAAVRALAAGEGYFGPQAARVLAEQYRHPERTPEDPYGSLTPREREVFHLVVEGKTTKEVGKALGISTKTAENHRTRLMDKLGVHNTVELVRYAARKGLLG
- a CDS encoding M36 family metallopeptidase, producing MSYSSGSRPGGPSPTHLLRRLRPHRLHLPWLGALALACFLTAAPAWGIADILDIHRPLADFDSRTDVLAPTPQQLALVDQLGAAATWNRFGTPQSLINYGSFLASGYGSDPATAARAWLRDNSSLFHLSAQGVDALELVNVSPMGGPETAAVLFRQSFGGLIAASGGLITVGVTDGDIVYASSSAVGDQAPPGAPVLSATEAWLLAASSIGLPLSALDLSGLRQEGDWTVFDVLGLLQPQRSRLRAFPTPIGGVLPAFETLVLDVLGGHAQAYTIFVDAQTGELLARHNRVQRLQAPTAVQAAQLLPVPRWNLFPANPPLDLSTNDTRSLACWTLTDSNGQPISGCDLELENSAARAPWDHLPLAGAPTFTTLGNAASSASAWLSPLTPAEGYRPVSLDRNYDFPWLNTWQESGCSPLSFTPPGVTNANDLDAATVNLFAMHNRMHDWSYFLGFTEANYNLQVSNFGLTPPNQETDPEIGNVQAGAVTGGFPTFLGRDNANQVTLNDGIPGITNMYLWQPIAGAFYAPCVDGDFDMGVIGHEYTHAISNRMAGGPDDNLTGAQAGAMGESWSDLVAMEYLNEYGLVPTAGESPYAVGTYATGSGEKGIRNYNMSRNLTPPAVGAHTAPLTQRNPLNYSNVGYDTSGAQVHADGEIWSTTNFDLRAALVDKYDAQFPAADAVLQARCADGELPADLCPGNRRWAQIVFDAWLLMPASVSMLDARDAYLAADMMRFGGANQLELWRTFAHRGMGENASSQGADDSDPAPSFESPLEAEANLLFNIVDTDTGAPVEAEVFIGHYEARSVPVADTVAGTVLGATVSLLPGLTQDFLVRADGYGHVRFPYQALSASSSTLTVGMPKNLASTHNGATAAGSGVNLDALIDDTEATNWADLIAPAAGDQVTVDLSGGVQRITRVNVSALLRPEDAENADSAAQNRFTALRQFEIRTCVTGASLLNPTCSGLLPTGFSTIFTSPADAFPAGVPRPLAPDMILREFDVPDTDATHVQLRVLHSQCTGTPAYQGEQDADPLNATDCSTASSNADVVRAAELQVFGTDPSTPD
- a CDS encoding thioredoxin family protein, whose amino-acid sequence is MVATASTMLPLGTDAPDFHLTDTEGHDVSLSTFAGAPALLVVFMCNHCPFVVKIRDGLAKFALDYRDQGLAVVGINSNDPAKYPDDSPEKMKEEVRKVGYIFPYLFDASQDVAKTYRAACTPDFFLFDGDRKLVYRGQFDDSRPGNELPVTGADLRRAVDAVLAGNPVPEPQKPSMGCNIKWREGNEPEYFGL
- a CDS encoding TetR/AcrR family transcriptional regulator, encoding MVARRKQDRSRVSLEQALEAALELFSSQGFGATSMRQIAERSGLSMGNLYHHFANKEAIFKQLLDRYWERLQDPEHPLQQLFARADFPDDLEDMAAAIEQVVRENRPYILLIYVDVVEFRGAHIGSFYEGMAERFREVYGTKLEARKAAGELGEIDPLVGVILAVRWFFYFFTIEQCFGAPMHFGMNPQQATEEFIRLLRYGLLPRGPSGNRPPESS